Proteins from a single region of Sinorhizobium alkalisoli:
- a CDS encoding CpaF family protein, with translation MFGKRGNEGFGKMGGKAAAVPPSMPVAQSAVMERPAAAPVLSEPSAPAPRPQPPAPAAPPARRRSPRAEDYYSTKSQVFSALIDTIDLSQLAKLDTESAREEIRDIVNDIITIKNFAMSIAEQEELLDDICNDVLGYGPLEPLLARDDIADIMVNGAGQTFIEVAGKVEESDIRFRDNAQLLSICQRIVSQVGRRVDESSPICDARLPDGSRVNVIAPPLAIDGTALTIRKFKKDKLTLEQLVRFGSITPEGATLLQIIGRVRCNIVISGGTGSGKTTLLNCLTRYIDSDERIITCEDSAELQLQQPHVVRLETRPPNIEGEGEITMRDLIKNCLRMRPERIIVGEVRGPEVFDLLQAMNTGHDGSMGTIHANTPRECLSRMESMIAMGGYTLPAKTVREIIAGSVDIIIQASRLRDGSRRITHVTEVTGMEGDVIVTQDLMRYEIDGEDANGRIIGRHVSTGIGRPNFWDRARYFNEDKRLAATLDAMEKN, from the coding sequence ATGTTTGGCAAACGCGGAAATGAAGGGTTTGGAAAGATGGGCGGAAAGGCTGCCGCTGTTCCGCCGTCGATGCCGGTCGCACAGTCGGCGGTCATGGAGCGTCCGGCGGCTGCGCCGGTTCTGAGCGAGCCCTCGGCTCCCGCTCCCCGTCCCCAGCCGCCCGCGCCCGCCGCTCCGCCCGCACGCCGGCGTTCGCCGCGGGCGGAGGACTATTACTCGACGAAATCGCAGGTCTTCTCGGCGCTGATCGACACGATCGACCTGTCGCAGCTCGCCAAGCTCGATACGGAAAGCGCGCGCGAGGAAATCCGCGACATCGTCAACGACATCATCACTATCAAGAATTTCGCAATGTCGATCGCCGAGCAGGAGGAACTGCTCGACGACATCTGCAACGACGTGCTCGGCTATGGCCCGCTCGAGCCGCTGCTGGCGCGCGACGACATTGCCGATATCATGGTCAATGGCGCCGGCCAGACCTTCATCGAAGTCGCCGGCAAGGTCGAGGAATCCGACATCCGTTTCCGCGACAATGCGCAGCTCCTGTCGATCTGTCAGCGCATCGTCAGTCAGGTCGGCCGCCGCGTCGACGAATCGAGTCCGATCTGCGACGCGCGCCTGCCGGACGGCTCGCGTGTCAACGTCATCGCGCCGCCGCTGGCGATCGACGGAACGGCGCTGACGATCCGCAAGTTCAAGAAGGACAAGCTGACGCTGGAGCAGCTCGTCCGTTTCGGCTCGATCACCCCGGAGGGCGCGACACTCCTGCAGATCATCGGCCGCGTCCGCTGCAACATCGTCATTTCCGGCGGCACCGGTTCCGGCAAGACGACGCTGCTCAACTGTTTGACGCGCTACATCGACAGCGACGAGCGCATCATCACCTGCGAGGACTCGGCCGAACTGCAACTGCAGCAGCCGCACGTCGTTCGTCTCGAAACCCGCCCGCCGAACATCGAGGGCGAGGGCGAGATCACCATGCGCGATCTCATCAAGAACTGCCTGCGCATGCGCCCGGAACGAATCATCGTCGGCGAAGTGCGCGGACCGGAGGTCTTCGACCTGCTCCAGGCGATGAACACCGGTCACGACGGCTCCATGGGAACGATCCACGCCAACACGCCGCGCGAGTGCCTGAGCCGCATGGAGTCGATGATCGCCATGGGCGGCTATACGCTGCCGGCCAAGACCGTCCGCGAAATCATCGCGGGATCGGTCGACATCATCATCCAGGCCTCGCGCCTGCGCGACGGTTCGCGCCGTATCACCCATGTCACGGAGGTCACCGGCATGGAAGGCGACGTGATCGTCACCCAGGACCTCATGCGCTACGAGATCGATGGCGAGGACGCCAACGGGCGGATCATCGGTCGCCATGTCTCGACGGGCATCGGCCGGCCGAATTTCTGGGACCGCGCCCGCTACTTCAACGAGGACAAGCGGCTCGCCGCCACCCTCGACGCGATGGAAAAAAATTAG
- a CDS encoding AAA family ATPase: protein MNAIEYSIDNGAGDHAEAARPGDLDQLRPLPRISIHAFCESEAMQRLMERCGQDRRMAKVSLRITGGSVAVAANMFASVSTPNLIILETATEPRSLLTELAPLAEVCDPSTKVIIIGRHNDIALYRELIRNGISEYMVAPVTMADILSAISAIFVDPEAEPVGRSLAFIGAKGGCGSSVIAHNCAWGISNLFSTETILADLDLPYGTANIDFDQDPPQGIAEAVSAPDRLDEVFLDRLLTKCSEHLSMLAAPSMLDRAYDFESGAFQPILEILQRSAPVSVLDVPHGWSDWTRSVLAEADEVVITAVPDLANLRNAKNLLDALKKLRPNDRAPHLVLNQVGMPKRPEIAPNEFCESLEVEAAAIIPFDAVLFGNAANSGRMIAEIDRKAPAAETFSQLAHLLTGRATIKKARTGSLGKVLARLGRK from the coding sequence ATGAACGCGATTGAATACAGCATCGACAATGGAGCGGGGGATCACGCCGAGGCGGCGCGACCGGGCGATCTCGACCAGCTTCGACCGCTGCCCCGCATTTCGATCCACGCCTTTTGCGAGAGCGAGGCCATGCAGCGCCTCATGGAGCGCTGCGGCCAGGACCGCCGCATGGCGAAGGTCAGCCTGCGCATCACCGGCGGCAGCGTCGCCGTCGCCGCGAACATGTTCGCGAGCGTCTCGACTCCGAACCTCATCATTCTGGAGACCGCAACGGAGCCGAGGTCGCTGCTTACGGAACTGGCGCCGCTGGCGGAGGTCTGCGATCCGAGCACCAAGGTCATCATCATCGGCCGCCACAACGATATAGCGCTCTACCGCGAACTCATCCGCAACGGCATTTCCGAATATATGGTCGCGCCGGTGACGATGGCGGATATTCTCTCGGCGATTTCGGCGATCTTCGTCGATCCGGAGGCCGAGCCCGTCGGACGAAGCCTCGCCTTCATCGGCGCCAAGGGCGGCTGCGGCTCGTCGGTGATCGCGCACAATTGCGCCTGGGGCATTTCCAACCTTTTCTCGACGGAGACCATCCTCGCCGATCTCGATCTGCCTTACGGCACCGCCAATATCGACTTCGACCAGGATCCGCCGCAGGGGATCGCCGAGGCGGTCTCCGCCCCGGACCGGCTGGACGAGGTGTTTCTCGATCGCCTGCTGACCAAATGCTCCGAGCACCTGTCGATGCTCGCCGCGCCCTCCATGCTGGACCGCGCTTACGATTTCGAGTCCGGCGCCTTCCAGCCGATCCTGGAAATCCTGCAGCGCAGCGCCCCGGTCTCGGTGCTCGACGTTCCGCATGGCTGGTCGGACTGGACCCGTTCCGTGCTTGCGGAAGCCGACGAGGTGGTGATCACCGCCGTCCCGGATCTCGCCAATCTTCGGAACGCCAAGAACCTGCTCGATGCGCTGAAGAAGCTTCGGCCGAACGACCGGGCACCGCATCTCGTCCTCAACCAGGTGGGTATGCCCAAGCGACCGGAGATCGCCCCGAACGAATTCTGCGAATCGCTCGAGGTCGAGGCGGCCGCGATTATCCCCTTCGACGCGGTCCTTTTCGGCAATGCCGCCAACAGCGGACGCATGATCGCCGAGATCGACAGGAAGGCCCCCGCTGCCGAAACTTTTTCACAACTCGCCCATCTCCTGACCGGCCGCGCCACCATCAAGAAGGCGCGCACGGGCAGTCTTGGAAAGGTCCTGGCGAGACTTGGCCGGAAATAG
- a CDS encoding CpaD family pilus assembly protein, with product MSPTRTTVRLAALAILAGLLAGCGTRDNQATGAIPDDYRTRHPIVLAEAEHAIDIPVASGDRHLTQGTRDVIRGFAAEYRHASSGVIQIMLPRGSANSHAAQVLRKDIRRILAAAGVPANRMIETGYEAAATGDAAPIRLSYVAITAQTGPCGEWPEDLTLNTVQNRNYYNFGCATQSNLAAQIANPTDLIGPRQMSPVDAEQRAEVIESWRDN from the coding sequence ATGTCTCCGACCCGCACGACCGTCCGGCTGGCCGCTCTGGCGATCCTTGCCGGCCTGCTTGCAGGCTGCGGCACCAGGGACAACCAGGCGACCGGCGCCATACCCGACGACTACCGTACCAGGCATCCGATCGTGCTCGCCGAGGCGGAGCACGCCATCGACATTCCGGTTGCATCCGGCGACCGGCACCTGACCCAGGGCACGCGCGACGTGATCCGCGGCTTTGCCGCCGAATATCGCCATGCATCGAGCGGCGTCATCCAGATCATGCTGCCGCGCGGTTCGGCCAACAGCCATGCCGCCCAGGTGCTCCGCAAGGACATTCGACGCATCCTTGCGGCAGCCGGCGTGCCGGCGAACCGGATGATCGAAACCGGCTACGAGGCCGCCGCCACGGGCGACGCCGCACCCATTCGCCTGAGCTATGTCGCGATCACCGCGCAGACGGGCCCCTGCGGCGAGTGGCCCGAGGACCTCACGCTCAACACCGTCCAGAACCGCAATTACTACAATTTCGGCTGCGCGACCCAATCCAACCTTGCCGCCCAGATCGCCAATCCGACGGACCTCATCGGTCCGCGCCAGATGTCGCCGGTCGACGCCGAGCAGCGCGCAGAAGTGATCGAAAGCTGGCGCGACAATTAG
- a CDS encoding type II and III secretion system protein family protein translates to MKRDPNKFRASVAACLSFCLAFSGITLPTVPAAQAAASSVVRLGESGPGVKRKVNLGLNKAVVVDLPTDAHDILVADPSLADAITRTSRRIYLFGKAVGQTNIFVFGPNGEEIVSLEIAVERDVAGLEANLRRFIPDSDIKVEIVSDNVVLTGTVRTPLDSNRAIDLARAFLKGGEATTRSITAQGTNGDADIFAEDRQTSQIVNLLTIEGEDQVTLKVTVAEVSRQVLKQLGFNGRVSDGESGIGFRNPANLGDAVSLFANAAIRGSIGGTTISSYMNAMEQAGVMRTLAEPSLTAISGQEAKFYVGGEFRLAGTQEVSADDDTGSPTVEREVNDVEYGIRLNFKPVVLGAGRISLQIETNVSEPTYEGSVVTGNNWGSANPGIPGNTFLGIRRREASTSVELPSGGSIVIAGLVQDNIRQALSGVPGASKIPILGTLFRSKDFQRNETELVIIATPYLVRPVARSALSRPDDNFNPANDLDSFFLGRVNRIYGRPEAQAPAGRYHGNVGFIYK, encoded by the coding sequence GTGAAACGGGATCCAAACAAATTTCGGGCGTCTGTCGCGGCCTGCCTGTCTTTCTGCCTGGCATTTTCGGGCATCACGCTGCCGACTGTTCCGGCCGCGCAAGCCGCTGCTTCCTCGGTCGTCCGGCTTGGCGAAAGCGGGCCGGGGGTGAAAAGGAAGGTCAATCTCGGCCTCAACAAGGCGGTGGTCGTCGATCTGCCGACCGATGCGCATGACATCCTCGTCGCCGATCCCTCGCTCGCCGATGCCATCACCCGCACCTCGCGCCGCATCTATCTGTTCGGCAAGGCCGTCGGCCAGACGAATATCTTCGTCTTTGGCCCGAATGGCGAGGAAATCGTCAGCCTCGAGATCGCCGTCGAGCGCGACGTCGCCGGACTCGAGGCGAACCTGCGCCGTTTCATTCCGGACTCCGACATCAAGGTCGAGATCGTCTCCGACAACGTCGTCCTGACCGGAACCGTGCGCACGCCGCTGGATTCCAACAGGGCCATCGACCTGGCCCGTGCGTTCCTCAAGGGTGGCGAAGCGACCACCCGCAGCATCACGGCGCAGGGCACCAATGGTGACGCGGACATTTTCGCCGAAGACCGCCAAACCTCGCAGATCGTCAATTTGCTGACGATCGAGGGCGAGGACCAGGTGACCTTGAAGGTCACCGTTGCCGAGGTGAGCCGGCAGGTGCTGAAGCAGCTTGGCTTCAATGGCCGGGTCTCGGACGGTGAAAGCGGCATCGGCTTTCGCAATCCGGCCAACCTGGGAGATGCGGTCAGCTTGTTCGCCAATGCCGCAATTCGCGGTTCAATCGGCGGGACGACCATATCGAGCTACATGAATGCCATGGAGCAGGCGGGCGTCATGCGTACGCTTGCCGAACCCAGCCTCACGGCAATCTCCGGTCAGGAGGCGAAGTTCTACGTGGGCGGTGAGTTCCGGCTTGCGGGAACACAGGAAGTCTCGGCCGACGACGACACCGGTTCTCCAACGGTTGAGCGCGAAGTCAACGACGTCGAATACGGCATCCGGTTGAACTTCAAACCGGTCGTTCTTGGTGCGGGTCGAATAAGCCTGCAGATCGAGACCAATGTATCGGAGCCGACCTATGAGGGCTCTGTTGTCACCGGCAACAACTGGGGAAGCGCCAACCCGGGCATTCCCGGAAACACCTTCCTCGGCATCCGTCGGCGGGAAGCTTCGACCAGCGTCGAACTGCCGTCGGGCGGCTCGATCGTCATCGCCGGCCTGGTGCAGGACAATATCCGCCAGGCTCTTTCGGGCGTGCCCGGCGCCTCGAAGATTCCGATTCTCGGTACGCTGTTCCGCAGCAAGGACTTCCAGCGCAACGAGACGGAGCTCGTTATCATCGCCACACCTTATCTGGTGCGGCCGGTCGCCCGAAGCGCGTTGTCCAGGCCCGACGACAATTTCAATCCGGCCAACGATCTCGACAGTTTCTTCCTCGGCCGCGTCAACAGGATCTACGGACGTCCGGAAGCTCAAGCGCCCGCCGGCCGCTACCACGGCAATGTCGGCTTCATCTACAAATAG
- the cpaB gene encoding Flp pilus assembly protein CpaB: MKPVRIIILAVAVGSAAMAGLLVMKLTRGRAPQIAAPVIEREPTINVLVASKSLPVGARLGAESIRWMAWPKDNIAEGMITEENRPAAVDDLSGAVVRLPIFNGEPVRPEKIADASNRIMSSLLPAGKRAVATEITVATGAGGFILPNDRVDVIMVRKSDGNGLYLTETVLSNVRVLAIDQQVEVKEDGSKSVLGTTATLELTPEQSKVMTVAQQMAERISLALRSVADAQEPDTVAADYLLSGDGQPSIQVIKSGSIVKTDGAIQNQR, translated from the coding sequence ATGAAACCGGTGCGCATCATTATTCTGGCGGTGGCCGTCGGCTCGGCGGCAATGGCCGGGCTGCTCGTGATGAAGCTCACCCGGGGACGGGCGCCGCAGATCGCCGCGCCCGTCATCGAGCGGGAACCGACCATCAATGTGCTCGTTGCCAGCAAGAGCCTGCCGGTGGGTGCGCGGCTCGGGGCCGAGTCCATTCGTTGGATGGCCTGGCCGAAGGACAATATTGCCGAGGGCATGATCACCGAGGAGAACCGGCCGGCGGCGGTCGACGATCTCTCCGGCGCCGTGGTGCGCCTGCCGATCTTCAATGGCGAACCGGTTCGGCCGGAAAAAATCGCCGATGCTTCCAACCGCATCATGTCGTCGCTGCTGCCTGCCGGAAAACGGGCCGTGGCGACCGAGATCACGGTCGCGACCGGGGCCGGCGGCTTTATCCTGCCGAACGACCGGGTCGATGTCATCATGGTGCGCAAATCCGACGGCAACGGGCTCTACCTGACCGAAACGGTGCTCAGCAACGTCCGGGTGCTGGCGATCGACCAGCAGGTGGAGGTGAAGGAAGACGGCTCCAAATCCGTCCTCGGCACCACGGCGACACTCGAATTGACGCCGGAGCAATCGAAGGTGATGACCGTCGCCCAGCAGATGGCCGAGCGCATATCGCTGGCGCTGCGCAGCGTCGCCGACGCCCAGGAGCCGGACACCGTCGCGGCCGACTACCTGCTCAGTGGCGATGGGCAGCCGAGCATCCAGGTCATCAAGTCGGGCTCCATCGTCAAGACCGATGGCGCAATCCAGAACCAGAGATAG
- a CDS encoding A24 family peptidase, whose product MTIAGIFVILPLCLALAAFSDLFTMTIPNRISAILLGTFVIVAPLAGLGMSQIGLHMAAAALVFAVCFFLFAANVMGGGDAKLLTASAVWFGLNASLVTFLLYVALFGGLLTIVVLFLRRQENTILASGIPFPRVLLTAEKIPYGVAIALGGFAAFPSSPLMQAAFAQLS is encoded by the coding sequence ATGACAATCGCTGGAATCTTCGTCATTCTTCCACTCTGCCTCGCACTCGCGGCGTTCTCGGATCTGTTCACTATGACGATCCCTAATCGCATCTCCGCGATATTGTTGGGGACCTTTGTAATCGTTGCGCCGTTGGCGGGGCTTGGGATGAGCCAGATTGGCCTGCATATGGCAGCAGCCGCATTGGTTTTCGCCGTATGTTTTTTTCTTTTTGCGGCAAATGTTATGGGTGGCGGCGATGCCAAACTTCTTACCGCAAGCGCCGTCTGGTTTGGCCTGAACGCCTCGCTCGTAACATTTCTCCTCTATGTCGCGCTGTTCGGCGGTTTGCTAACAATCGTCGTTCTCTTCCTGCGTCGGCAGGAGAATACGATTCTTGCCAGCGGCATCCCTTTTCCTCGTGTGTTGCTGACGGCGGAGAAAATACCCTACGGCGTTGCAATCGCGCTCGGCGGCTTTGCAGCCTTTCCGTCCTCGCCGTTGATGCAGGCAGCCTTCGCGCAACTGTCCTAG
- a CDS encoding Flp family type IVb pilin translates to MKTIFARLLKDESGATAIEYGLIAALISVALIAGATTVGDSLENVFNAIGTELTTAEGNM, encoded by the coding sequence ATGAAGACCATTTTCGCTCGCCTGCTGAAAGACGAATCCGGTGCAACCGCCATCGAATACGGCCTGATTGCAGCCCTGATCTCGGTTGCTCTGATCGCCGGCGCCACGACAGTCGGCGATAGCCTTGAGAACGTATTCAACGCCATCGGTACCGAATTGACGACCGCTGAAGGCAACATGTAA
- a CDS encoding pilus assembly protein N-terminal domain-containing protein, giving the protein MKTSLAASHAATLALTIAGLLAVSAPDRARAAEEVMRVYMDHARVLKLDRPVSKVIIGNSDVADATVADARTIVLTGRSFGTTNLVILDQDGNAIVDERVLVSIDEGNTLRVYKQTARTVYSCSPNCERHVEREAAAATSD; this is encoded by the coding sequence ATGAAAACGTCTCTTGCGGCCAGCCATGCCGCCACGCTTGCACTGACAATCGCCGGGCTTCTTGCGGTCTCCGCTCCGGATCGCGCGCGTGCGGCCGAGGAGGTAATGCGCGTCTATATGGATCACGCGCGCGTGCTGAAGCTGGACCGGCCGGTGAGCAAGGTGATCATCGGCAATTCCGATGTCGCGGATGCAACCGTTGCCGATGCCAGGACGATCGTGTTGACGGGGCGCAGTTTCGGCACGACGAACCTCGTCATCCTCGATCAGGACGGCAACGCCATCGTCGACGAGCGGGTTCTCGTGTCGATCGACGAAGGCAACACGCTCCGCGTCTACAAGCAGACCGCTCGCACCGTCTATTCCTGCTCGCCCAATTGCGAGCGCCATGTCGAGCGCGAGGCAGCGGCCGCGACCAGTGATTGA
- a CDS encoding TadE/TadG family type IV pilus assembly protein — MSTETKACLRKRARRGLFPRLMGDRKGATAIEFAILALPFFLVVFASIETFVAFAGEQLLANATDTLARKIRTGEITFNQGKATDMTEAEFRQAFCDEISILMTCSSTEASQPQKLFLDIREIADLATIPAAVPRVGSSSSSDLDTSGFSFAPGGAASFTMVRAYYRWEVITDLVRPYITNLRPAGTSMPRDFLMVATATFRNENY, encoded by the coding sequence ATGTCGACAGAAACGAAAGCATGCCTGCGTAAGCGCGCACGGCGCGGCCTCTTTCCCCGTCTCATGGGCGACAGGAAGGGCGCGACGGCGATCGAATTCGCCATCCTCGCCTTGCCCTTCTTCCTCGTCGTCTTCGCGTCGATCGAGACATTCGTCGCCTTTGCCGGCGAGCAATTGCTGGCGAACGCGACCGATACGCTGGCACGCAAGATCCGCACCGGCGAGATCACCTTCAACCAGGGCAAGGCGACGGACATGACCGAGGCGGAGTTCCGCCAGGCATTTTGCGACGAAATCTCCATCCTCATGACCTGTTCGTCGACCGAGGCCAGCCAGCCGCAAAAGCTCTTCCTCGACATCCGCGAGATCGCGGACCTGGCAACGATCCCGGCAGCGGTGCCGCGGGTCGGTTCCTCCTCGTCCTCCGATCTCGACACCAGCGGCTTCAGCTTCGCTCCGGGCGGTGCGGCAAGCTTCACCATGGTGCGCGCCTATTATCGCTGGGAAGTCATAACCGATCTCGTCCGGCCCTACATCACAAATCTGCGCCCCGCCGGCACGAGCATGCCGCGGGATTTCCTGATGGTCGCCACCGCGACTTTCCGAAACGAGAACTATTGA
- a CDS encoding TadE/TadG family type IV pilus assembly protein: protein MRKSDRSSFTRRVFGPLSFRAVSFEVLARFFRDRRGVGGVEFAIVAPLLIMTYIGAFELSLGFTVLRKVARASSAVADIVTQEQDVNKAFIDDVKKVAESILAPYESSNYTLKITGIQVNGTTTGKVVWSRDQAGGTPYAANSTTTVPADLEAVNAFVVRTELVVPHKLLLFAPNLDSTVSTIDLSKTAYYRQRFGTTIACTDC, encoded by the coding sequence ATGAGGAAGTCCGATAGATCTTCGTTCACCCGGCGCGTTTTCGGACCCCTGTCGTTCCGGGCTGTTTCGTTTGAGGTTTTGGCGCGTTTCTTCCGCGACCGGCGGGGCGTCGGCGGGGTGGAATTCGCAATCGTCGCACCGCTCCTGATCATGACCTATATCGGCGCCTTCGAGCTCTCGCTCGGCTTCACCGTGCTGCGCAAGGTCGCGCGCGCCTCGAGCGCCGTCGCCGATATCGTCACGCAGGAACAGGATGTTAACAAGGCTTTCATCGACGACGTGAAGAAAGTCGCCGAAAGCATCCTCGCCCCCTACGAAAGCTCGAACTACACGCTGAAGATCACTGGCATTCAGGTCAACGGAACCACGACCGGGAAGGTCGTCTGGTCGCGCGACCAGGCCGGCGGCACGCCCTATGCCGCCAATTCCACCACCACGGTTCCCGCGGATCTCGAAGCCGTGAACGCCTTCGTCGTGCGGACCGAGCTCGTCGTGCCGCACAAGCTCCTGCTTTTTGCGCCGAATCTCGACAGCACCGTAAGCACCATCGACCTCTCCAAGACGGCCTATTACCGCCAGCGCTTCGGAACGACGATCGCCTGCACGGATTGCTGA
- a CDS encoding phosphopentomutase, with protein sequence MARAFLFVLDSFGIGGAPDAEAFGDLGADTLGHIAEFCAAGAGDRVGLREGPLHLPNMSALGLLHAARLATGRLPGGMQVPERVYGVYGAASEVSRGKDTPSGHWEIAGTPVKFDWGYFPAEDNAFPPDLVEAICREGDVAGILGNCHASGTEIIARHGEEHMRTGKPICYTSSDSVFQIAAHERSFGLERLLELCRIVRRLVDDYNIGRVIARPFVGDNPGNFVRTGNRRDYSVPPPEPTILDRLEEAGRTVHAIGKIGDIFAHQGVTRLTKANGNMALFDASLAAIEEAEDGDLVFTNFVDFDMLYGHRRDVPGYAAALEAFDARLPDLDRRLKPGDIVILTADHGCDPTWRGTDHTRERVPVLMFGPSLRSRSFGIANSFAHIGETVARHLGIAPGAHGRSLI encoded by the coding sequence ATGGCGCGTGCTTTTCTCTTCGTCCTCGACTCTTTCGGCATCGGCGGCGCGCCGGACGCGGAGGCCTTCGGCGATCTCGGCGCCGACACGCTCGGGCACATCGCGGAATTCTGCGCCGCCGGCGCCGGCGATCGCGTGGGCCTGCGCGAAGGCCCTTTGCATCTTCCGAACATGTCGGCGCTCGGCCTGCTTCACGCGGCCAGGCTCGCGACCGGACGCCTTCCGGGCGGAATGCAGGTGCCGGAACGGGTCTATGGCGTCTATGGCGCAGCAAGCGAGGTCTCGCGTGGCAAGGATACCCCCTCCGGCCACTGGGAGATTGCCGGCACGCCGGTGAAGTTCGACTGGGGATATTTTCCGGCGGAAGACAATGCCTTTCCGCCCGACCTCGTCGAAGCGATCTGCCGCGAGGGCGATGTTGCGGGCATCCTCGGCAATTGCCACGCCTCCGGCACCGAGATCATCGCCCGCCATGGCGAAGAGCACATGCGCACGGGCAAGCCGATCTGCTACACATCCTCGGACTCGGTCTTCCAGATCGCGGCCCATGAACGGAGTTTCGGTCTGGAGCGGCTCCTCGAGCTCTGCCGGATCGTTCGCCGGCTCGTCGACGACTACAACATCGGCCGGGTGATTGCCCGCCCCTTCGTCGGCGACAATCCCGGCAATTTCGTTCGTACCGGCAACCGACGCGATTATTCGGTGCCGCCGCCGGAGCCGACGATCCTCGATCGGCTGGAGGAGGCCGGCCGGACGGTGCATGCGATCGGCAAGATCGGCGATATCTTCGCGCATCAGGGTGTGACCCGGCTTACCAAGGCCAATGGCAACATGGCGCTTTTCGATGCGAGCCTCGCCGCGATCGAGGAGGCGGAAGACGGCGACCTCGTCTTTACCAATTTCGTCGATTTCGACATGCTCTACGGCCATCGCCGCGACGTGCCTGGCTATGCCGCGGCGCTCGAGGCCTTCGACGCGCGCCTGCCCGACCTCGACCGTCGCCTGAAGCCGGGCGACATTGTCATCCTCACCGCCGACCACGGCTGCGATCCGACCTGGCGCGGCACCGACCACACGCGCGAGCGCGTGCCCGTGCTGATGTTCGGGCCGTCGCTCAGGAGCCGCTCCTTCGGCATCGCCAACAGTTTCGCCCATATCGGCGAAACGGTTGCCAGACATCTCGGCATCGCGCCGGGCGCGCATGGGAGAAGCCTTATTTGA
- a CDS encoding adenosine deaminase: protein MTAHLKKAELHCHIEGATPPELALRQARKYGIDIGGIIRDNAYVWNDFTSFVKCYDAVASLFRTEGDYALLAETYLTELAEAGTIYSEIIVSPDHGNTIGLGADAYIEGLAAGMEAARAKTGIESRMLITGIRHLGPESVVKTAEYAAMRRHPLVTGFNLAGEERMHSVAEFARAFDVVRDAGLGLTIHAGELSGAFSVRDALDHVRPSRISHGVRAIEDGDLVKRLAEEGVVLEVCPGSNIALGVFPDFASHPLRRLFEAGVRVTLNSDDPPFFHTSLAQEYEIAVHAMDFDDSEIDRMTRTAIEAAFVDEPTRERLLAALHV, encoded by the coding sequence TTGACTGCACACTTGAAGAAAGCCGAGCTGCATTGCCACATCGAAGGCGCCACGCCGCCGGAACTCGCCTTGCGGCAGGCACGGAAATACGGAATCGACATCGGCGGCATCATCCGCGACAACGCCTATGTCTGGAACGATTTCACTAGCTTCGTGAAATGCTACGATGCCGTCGCCTCGCTGTTCCGCACCGAGGGCGACTATGCGCTTCTCGCCGAAACCTACCTGACGGAACTTGCCGAAGCCGGAACGATCTATAGCGAGATCATCGTCTCGCCCGATCACGGCAACACGATCGGACTCGGTGCCGATGCCTATATCGAGGGGCTGGCGGCCGGCATGGAAGCCGCCCGGGCAAAGACCGGAATCGAGTCGCGCATGCTGATCACCGGCATTCGCCATCTCGGGCCGGAATCGGTGGTGAAAACCGCGGAATACGCGGCGATGCGCCGCCACCCGCTCGTCACGGGCTTCAATCTCGCCGGCGAAGAGCGCATGCACAGCGTCGCCGAATTCGCCCGCGCCTTCGACGTCGTTCGCGATGCCGGTCTCGGGCTCACCATTCATGCCGGCGAACTTTCCGGCGCCTTCAGCGTGCGCGATGCTCTCGACCATGTGCGCCCGTCGCGCATCAGCCACGGTGTCAGAGCGATCGAGGACGGCGATCTCGTCAAACGCCTGGCCGAGGAGGGCGTAGTGCTGGAGGTGTGCCCCGGCTCCAACATCGCGCTCGGCGTCTTTCCGGATTTCGCCTCGCACCCCTTGCGCCGGCTTTTCGAGGCCGGCGTCCGCGTGACGCTCAATTCCGACGACCCGCCCTTCTTCCATACTTCTCTCGCCCAGGAATACGAGATCGCCGTCCATGCGATGGATTTCGACGACAGCGAGATCGACCGGATGACGAGGACGGCCATCGAGGCGGCCTTCGTCGACGAGCCGACAAGGGAGCGATTGCTCGCCGCCTTGCACGTTTGA